One region of Phragmites australis chromosome 18, lpPhrAust1.1, whole genome shotgun sequence genomic DNA includes:
- the LOC133898516 gene encoding uncharacterized protein LOC133898516, translating into MPRPRVCRPIPIATCLHAVVPSPLSSSPLLPASTTPSLSPPPRPRHSLPPRHHPQVCRPIPIATYLHSAIPEADFLHATIPVATAPKAAVSSLSPSYLRPLSTVEEDQTNASGDDEMPNAPEGHGNDQSQKWHHV; encoded by the exons ATGCCCCGTCCCCGAGTCTGCCGCCCCATCCCCATCGCCACCTGCCTCCATGCTGTTGTCCCGAGTCCACTGTCCTCGTCCCCGTTGCTGCCTGCCTCCACAACGCCGTCCCTGAGTCCGCCGCCCCGTCCCCGTCACAGCCTGCCTCCACGCCACCATCCCCAAGTCTGTCGCCCCATCCCCATCGCCACCTACCTCCACTCCGCCATCCCCGAGGCCGACTTCCTTCATGCCACCATCCCCGTTGCCACTGCCCCCAAGGCTGCCGTCTCGTCCCTGTCGCCTTCATACCTGAGGCCGCTGTCGACCGTGGAGGAGGACCAAACAAACGCCAGTGGAgacgatgag ATGCCtaatgctccggagggtcacggCAATGATCAATCCCAGAAGTGGCATCATGTCTGA